The Euwallacea similis isolate ESF13 chromosome 18, ESF131.1, whole genome shotgun sequence sequence TATGAAGGGTGAGCTCTTCCCCCTGTTAGGTATTAGTGGAGGTATTAATAATGAAGGTCGTGGAGATGTTATGCAGGGGTAGAGAACACGACTTAGGGGCAGTGTTTCCGGCATTGTCCCCAGTTGGAAACGATGTAATAATATAGTCGATGTTTTAGAGAGAGTTATTAGGTCCGTAAAACATGCCCTTGCAATCAGGTTTAAGGAAGGGGCTATTTTATGTCGAATTTAATATAAGATTTATTCGCAGAACGCCAATCTGGGCTTTAAGGGACTGAGAGAAACGATCTAGCAATATCATAGGTATTCACTTAACATGTAAGCCCTCTGATCTTATGATATTCAAAGGAAATATGCTGTGAATTTTTATCACGCGGAAGGTTTGCAGTGGCACATTTTTGGTGCGCACCATATGTTCGCTGTCAACCTGATTCTCGGATCTTATTGGAAACCAGTATACCTGTCAAAATAAACGCACGCGCAGCTATGCTTGGACTGGCTACCTGTGAATGATCGATCAGCAATTGTCAGGGGCACATTTACTTTCCGAAGAGTTGCCATTTCATATTTGAATTGCTCCACCTTCAAGATATCGGACGTGCGGTCTGAAAACCTAGCGGTATAATAATTACgcttaattttcacttttttttatatttatatttgccGAAATTTGGTCTGTTGTAGGAAACGCTAATTGAGTTAAGTAATGGCGTTAAACGACGCAATATCCAAGTTCAATAGCACTTTTCTAAATCACAAATCACTAGTGTTGGAGgtgataatttttataatagtGGTACCCACCATTAGGGACCTAGGGTGCATACCTGCTAAGTTGTTGGCTTGTGGGGACAGAAACTAAACATCGCATTAAGTGTACTCCTTTCAATGCTCAAAACAATAGGAAGATAAACGCGAAGAACTatatatcatttattattaaaaatatccgTTAAAAATTGTTCGAAAATGATAACGACCGCAAATCGATACtaatatttttgaggttttcCATTGCTAGACCCGAATGCATATTACCGAACCAGCATTATCTGCTTGACAACATAGTTTTGTTATTGTTCCTTTAACTTGCAATCAGCACTTTCCTCTTGTCACTGAAATCGGCAAATCAGAATAAATCGTAATGTGTCGGCTGTGGTCAAAGTTGTGTTGTTGTTTCAGCTTTCCGCCAAAAATGGAGAGGTCCCAAGTGGGCAACTCCCTGGGCTCCTCAGACCACATTCAAGAACAAACGTACATACAGGCTCCGAATTTTGTCCAGAATCAAAATTACGCCACTCCGGCACCAAGCCCTGTGTACTGCAGGTCATCGCCGAACAATCCAGGATACGTTTCAGTGGTGCAGCCTCTTCACAAAAAAGGATCGTTGAGGAATGGAGATGTTTTGAAGAGGTCCCGTGTTCAAACTACGTAAGTTGATCAAAGATATGTAAACTGcgcattatttcaaaaacggtagGAGATAAGTGTAGGGTATTCTTCGCAGTAAAAACTTTGCCGACAGATTGTAAAAAAGTGATACTAATGCAAATGCTTCgattgaaataagaaaattacgaTATCTAGGAGAATAAGTGTCTCCTTGGCAACGTCACCTGTACCCCAGTGTagcaaatttcttgaatttataTATGTGCGATATAGAAATTAATCGATTTCTTTGAATAATCCTATATTTTAAAGTGAGATTTCAATGgccagaaaataaatatgtataaattttgaaagttgcGTTAGCCTCCAGGTTGATGCAAATTCAGGTGTCACCATAAATAACTACTAAACATTAAAACTGTTCTCTAAGCTACTTTGTCCAGTTTATACCGTATTCAACCTTAGTCAACTGTTCTCCTGAATTAATTATATGTCTCTTTAATTTTGTGCCCACATAATTAAACTTCGTTTCACTTATTAATTATACTGCAATTAACATTCGATTTTTAagttcataaattttttgccGCCGTTATTTTACGcttgataaattattacttatCGCAGCTCTTTGGCTGGATACTAAAGTGAAAGTAAGCAAAATCGTTTATAACGCGGATTATGTAGTCACGTTTCAGGAACAATGTAACCCATGAAGATATTATTTGGTATAATTTCCTTTTGGTTGGAAGACGAATTAAAAGCgctttaaatcaataaattcgTGGGGgaatttcctcttttattcatataaaagtCTCGTCCGTGGGTCAAGCTAAACGTAGGATGTCGATATTGATATTCAAATGATATgcgtgatttttttctctaaatacCTCAGAAACCATGTCGAAGAGCTTTTACAAAAGATTAAGCGAGGCAATGTGTTTCAGATATGAGCTGTCACAAGATATCCTCGACAAACAAATAGAGGTCCTGGAGAGAAAATATGGGGGCGTCAAAGCACGAAATGCAGCCCTCACCATACAGAGGGCTTTCAGACGATATACTCTGCTTAAAAAATTCGCAGCTATTACTGCAATGGCCAAAGCAGAGAAACGAATCAGTCGCAGATTGCCCCCTTCCAacgaagaaaataaatgcCATTCAGAATCTTCAGATCAGCAATGCTCCGAGTATATGCGAACAAGCTATGAGGGACATGACTATAATAATATCCGTATTCCTCCCGTTAGATCAATGTCATTACGCGAGAGGCGACATATCGATAATATGCCCATTCCTCGGAGCCAATCTGGCACGCCCTCCGGGTGCTGGGAGAACTattcctcctcctcctccctTCAACACTATTATTCTCCAGCTGATATTAAGTCTGAGTCTATAGGATCGCATGTCACTGGTAGTCCAAGTTCCTGTAGCACGCCAACGACCTCTTCGAATGGATACGTTCGGACGCGGAGTAGCTTGAGCAGTAGCAGTAGTAGAAAAGTTCCACCAGAGGTACCAAAGAGAACTTCCAGCATTACTTCCCGTTCTATTGAGCAAGGTAGACATAAGACTAATGGATTATCCAAGACTGCGGAAAATGGGTCGTTGTCCAGCGTTCAGAGTTCAGGTAAACAGTTCTATTGATGGTAGTTCTTGGTCATAGAGCTGAGGTGGGTGTTCATTTGTTTCGAAAGCGTTTTGAGGGCTCACGGCAGTTTGTGCGGATTCTTGAATTTTCAGAATCACCTGCGAACATCAGCCACGATTAATCAAAAAACacacaatataatttttaacaggtggagcttttttaaatccatGACCTAACTAATAAAATCATCTATTAATGTGCCATTTTAATGGtcgaaaaattataaacaatctCCAATTGGTCAATCAACATAACATTAGACACCCATCTGCTCTATGCATCGGATTTGCACTGGACTGGTTACAGCATTCCCATGTCCCCTTGCAGGTAGCGATAGCAGTATATCAACCGAAAGGATGCAGTGTGAGTTTTCCGGTTCTCCTATCTGGAAGAGGAAAGTGAACCACGGGTCGGATTATGCAGAACCAGCCTTAGAAACGAGCCTGGGAAACGTGTCCACCGCGAACTCTTCCACATACACTTTAGTAGAGAGGACCGCAGATGCTCAAGGGCCTCAAAGTTACAAAATATCTGAGACTATTAGAAAAAGACAGTATAGAGTAGggcttaatttatttaataaaaagccGGAGAAAGGCGTTGCGTACTTGATTAGGAGAGGTTTTCTCGAGAATTCCCCTCAAGGTGAGTAGAAATTTGAGTTTGTTGGTGAGTTTTGAGATGGTGTTTGTTATAGGCGTTGCGCGCTTTTTAATATCTCGCAAAGGCTTGAGTAAGCAAATGATTGGAGAATACTTAGGGAATTTGCAAAGCCCGTTTTGTATGGCCGTTTTGGAATGCTTCGCTGCAGAGCTCGACTTATCAGGAATGCAAGTCGATGTGGCATTGCGAAAATTCCAGCAACACTTTCGCATGCCGGGGGAGGCCCAGAAAATCGAGCGCTTAATGGAGGTCTACTCTCAAAGATACTGCCAATGCAATGTTGATGTCGTGGCCAGACTCCGATCTCCTGACACTGTAAGACTTtctacaatttttcttaagcATGGATGCTTAATATGTTGCCGTTTTCTTTCAGATATTTGTCCTAGCTTTTGCAATAATAATGTTGAACACCGACTTGCACACTCCAAATATAAAGCCAGAAAGGCGAATGAAAGTGGAAGACTTCATCAAAAACTTACGAGGCATCGACGACTGTGGTGATATTGATAGTGATATACTGAACGGTATCTACGAAAGGGTCAAAGCAAACGAATTCAAACCCGGTTCCGATCACGTTACTCAGGTGATGAAAGTCCAAGCCACGATCGTAGGGAAAAAGCCGAATATGGCACTACCACATCGGAGATTAGTTTGTTACTGCCGGTTATACGAAATTCCCGATGTCAATAAGAAGGAAAGGCCGGGTGTTCACCAAAGAGAAGTCTTTTTGTTCAACGATCTTTTGGTTATAACCAAGATTCTTAGCAAGAAGAAGTCATCAGTCACTTATACGTTTAGGAATAGTTACCCGCTGTGTGGGATGGTTGTCACTCTGTTCGAAGTTCCACGTaagttacttttattttttagttgttttagTATGGTTGTTTTTCCGGGATTTCCAATATTTCCATAATCAtccataatttaatttactatcTGTACTATTATTCTAACATTTCAGATTACCCATTTGGTATTAAACTTAGTCAAAGAGTCGATCAAAAAGTGTTAGTTACCTTCAACGCGAGGAATGAACACGACCGATGCAAATTCGCGGAGGATTTGAAAGAGGCGGTTAGTGAAATGGATGAAATGGAGAATTTGCGAATCGAAGCAGAACTGGAAAGACAAAAGTCCAATAGAGGGAACAGATCTGGTAAGTTTCCCATAATTGTGTTGTTTGTTGTGTGGCTCAGTGTTGCTTACTAACGGACCTTACGGCATGATTTTTGAGTTATAATAAGCAATAAGTACCGATAGATGGTGGAGTTCAAGGCTCCCCTTTCTgctttttccttattttcacgttattttttttagtccGGCTTTAAGCAACAACCCTGGACAAAACCTTCATTAAAGTTTGCGTATCTAAGTGTTATCATCCCAGCAATTTGTCCGATTCCACTGTTCCACCAGTCAATTCTCCTATTGCATGATATTAATCATTGACCTTCACTTGTGTGGCAATATAAGCTTGTAAGGGATTAAAGGTACAAGGGTCTAAGCAATACCATCGCAGAAATCCGCTTGCTGTTACAACTATGTTTCTTAGCcgtcattatttttcatgccGTCCGTGTTGTGAAAATGTTTGCACTTCACAATGCCCTTTTGCTTCTGATCCCCACATTTACACCACGCATGTGTTCCAGGAACGGAAAATAGAGATAGTGGTGTTGCAGATGTAGAGGTTTATCCATGCCATCAATGTCCATGTTCACAAAACCCTACGATGGGTCAATCGGAGATTTGTACTGAGGATGTTACGCACGAGACTCAGATAAAGCGATCCGCCCTTAGTAATTCTTTGCTGGATATTCACGAACAATGTAAGTAGGTGATAAGTTTGTTGATGTGTTAAAGGGCAGCGTCAAATCTAACTATGTAATACGTAGTTCGTGTCTGATTATCGAGACGAATAATACAGTTGCAGGAGATAAGGCTCAAAGGCGCGGAAGCGTGGGATCACTCGACAGCGGAATGTCGGTTTCCTTTCAATCCACATCGGCTAGCAGTTGCTCCAGAGCAGAAAAACTGGCAGGCAAGCAGCAGAAACCGGGAGTGCAGCACCATCAGGGTTTTTTAGGGGGATTGTTTAATAAGCGCCATACTAGCGGCAATAATCTCACTCCTAAATCTACGGAAGTGTAATAATTTCCGTGCAGCCAGTTAATAGATAAAAGTATATTAAGTATTTGACTTTGAGGTGGTGTTGTTCAATTTAGTGCCGAGGATGtcaaagagaaattaaaatttcggaattttcattttagttttaaatctAAGTAGAGAAAATCACTTAGAGCTTGCAGACGCTTTACGCTTTGAagacgttttaaaattatcaggAGGCCTATGACAATTTACACCGATTCATCTAAAGCTTATGGTAAAATGCAGTTTGCAAATAAAAGAGTGATCTATTAggctaattttgaaaatcaatttagaTATGATACAGTGATCTACAGGACATGGAGAGAGTATTTGTCTGTCATAAAAGTGCCCTACGATTTATGTTAAGTATGCGCACAATTGAATCCTCTAAATGTCGTGGCAAATTTAGGGTAAACCGCTTTCTAACTGTGTTTACTGTATATATTTAGGAATGTAtacactttttctttaaaaataaggaatatttcaaaaatgaccGACCGTGGTGGCTTAAGTGCAATAGCAGCACCACAGGCATATTTTTGAATCCACAACGACCTAAATTGCGCAACACCCAAACTTTCTGGTAAAAAAATCGATGTTGTCTATTTACATAACTTAAGAGTGTATTGTCCGATTTCATAGGTTATTTTCCTCTAAGGGCATTGCCGAAGAAGCGTTTATTTCACGTAATAGTGATACTAAATATTACGGAAATATTCTTATACAATATTCTCTTCCCATCTTGCGCAAGAAATAACTGCAGGTCAGTTTTCATGCAAActtaaaatatgaagaaaccAAAAGCAGATTAGTCCTATAAGGTCCTaccattatttaaaataaatgaatatatcGCCTTTCGCTTGAGATAAATTCCTCAACAGCAAATTAAAGTAGCAATAACTAAAGTGTAAAAATTACTGATTGccgtttaattatttttagtggtcTGTAGGCCGCCCTAGTcacatatataatatacaacTTTGTCAACTGTATACAAGACTTGACAAGCTAATTATTTATACGAAATTTCATGCAAAATTATAACTTCttgttcattattttaaaaatttt is a genomic window containing:
- the siz gene encoding IQ motif and SEC7 domain-containing protein 1 isoform X3, with protein sequence MYRTYMKLLYSQMTTPSSLSSRDSVYTNNYLQRDVRNRHLSPTKNETTITSLNDVCDRTVVRVRRSGFRHERIRVVCTTRRQHISRLVTVSDVCHTLPPFRKHVTVVSFPPKMERSQVGNSLGSSDHIQEQTYIQAPNFVQNQNYATPAPSPVYCRSSPNNPGYVSVVQPLHKKGSLRNGDVLKRSRVQTTYELSQDILDKQIEVLERKYGGVKARNAALTIQRAFRRYTLLKKFAAITAMAKAEKRISRRLPPSNEENKCHSESSDQQCSEYMRTSYEGHDYNNIRIPPVRSMSLRERRHIDNMPIPRSQSGTPSGCWENYSSSSSLQHYYSPADIKSESIGSHVTGSPSSCSTPTTSSNGYVRTRSSLSSSSSRKVPPEVPKRTSSITSRSIEQGRHKTNGLSKTAENGSLSSVQSSGSDSSISTERMQCEFSGSPIWKRKVNHGSDYAEPALETSLGNVSTANSSTYTLVERTADAQGPQSYKISETIRKRQYRVGLNLFNKKPEKGVAYLIRRGFLENSPQGVARFLISRKGLSKQMIGEYLGNLQSPFCMAVLECFAAELDLSGMQVDVALRKFQQHFRMPGEAQKIERLMEVYSQRYCQCNVDVVARLRSPDTIFVLAFAIIMLNTDLHTPNIKPERRMKVEDFIKNLRGIDDCGDIDSDILNGIYERVKANEFKPGSDHVTQVMKVQATIVGKKPNMALPHRRLVCYCRLYEIPDVNKKERPGVHQREVFLFNDLLVITKILSKKKSSVTYTFRNSYPLCGMVVTLFEVPHYPFGIKLSQRVDQKVLVTFNARNEHDRCKFAEDLKEAVSEMDEMENLRIEAELERQKSNRGNRSGTENRDSGVADVEVYPCHQCPCSQNPTMGQSEICTEDVTHETQIKRSALSNSLLDIHEQFAGDKAQRRGSVGSLDSGMSVSFQSTSASSCSRAEKLAGKQQKPGVQHHQGFLGGLFNKRHTSGNNLTPKSTEV
- the siz gene encoding IQ motif and SEC7 domain-containing protein 1 isoform X4: MLRVAPIDLHVVTNCQIFPMYRTYMKLLYSQMTTPSSLSSRDSVYTNNYLQRDVRNRHLSPTKNETTITSLNDVCDRTVVRVRRSGFRHERIRVVCTTRRQHISRLVTVSDVCHTLPPFRKHVTVVSFPPKMERSQVGNSLGSSDHIQEQTYIQAPNFVQNQNYATPAPSPVYCRSSPNNPGYVSVVQPLHKKGSLRNGDVLKRSRVQTTYELSQDILDKQIEVLERKYGGVKARNAALTIQRAFRRYTLLKKFAAITAMAKAEKRISRRLPPSNEENKCHSESSDQQCSESMSLRERRHIDNMPIPRSQSGTPSGCWENYSSSSSLQHYYSPADIKSESIGSHVTGSPSSCSTPTTSSNGYVRTRSSLSSSSSRKVPPEVPKRTSSITSRSIEQGRHKTNGLSKTAENGSLSSVQSSGSDSSISTERMQCEFSGSPIWKRKVNHGSDYAEPALETSLGNVSTANSSTYTLVERTADAQGPQSYKISETIRKRQYRVGLNLFNKKPEKGVAYLIRRGFLENSPQGVARFLISRKGLSKQMIGEYLGNLQSPFCMAVLECFAAELDLSGMQVDVALRKFQQHFRMPGEAQKIERLMEVYSQRYCQCNVDVVARLRSPDTIFVLAFAIIMLNTDLHTPNIKPERRMKVEDFIKNLRGIDDCGDIDSDILNGIYERVKANEFKPGSDHVTQVMKVQATIVGKKPNMALPHRRLVCYCRLYEIPDVNKKERPGVHQREVFLFNDLLVITKILSKKKSSVTYTFRNSYPLCGMVVTLFEVPHYPFGIKLSQRVDQKVLVTFNARNEHDRCKFAEDLKEAVSEMDEMENLRIEAELERQKSNRGNRSGTENRDSGVADVEVYPCHQCPCSQNPTMGQSEICTEDVTHETQIKRSALSNSLLDIHEQFAGDKAQRRGSVGSLDSGMSVSFQSTSASSCSRAEKLAGKQQKPGVQHHQGFLGGLFNKRHTSGNNLTPKSTEV
- the siz gene encoding IQ motif and SEC7 domain-containing protein 1 isoform X1: MLRVAPIDLHVVTNCQIFPMYRTYMKLLYSQMTTPSSLSSRDSVYTNNYLQRDVRNRHLSPTKNETTITSLNDVCDRTVVRVRRSGFRHERIRVVCTTRRQHISRLVTVSDVCHTLPPFRKHVTVVSFPPKMERSQVGNSLGSSDHIQEQTYIQAPNFVQNQNYATPAPSPVYCRSSPNNPGYVSVVQPLHKKGSLRNGDVLKRSRVQTTYELSQDILDKQIEVLERKYGGVKARNAALTIQRAFRRYTLLKKFAAITAMAKAEKRISRRLPPSNEENKCHSESSDQQCSEYMRTSYEGHDYNNIRIPPVRSMSLRERRHIDNMPIPRSQSGTPSGCWENYSSSSSLQHYYSPADIKSESIGSHVTGSPSSCSTPTTSSNGYVRTRSSLSSSSSRKVPPEVPKRTSSITSRSIEQGRHKTNGLSKTAENGSLSSVQSSGSDSSISTERMQCEFSGSPIWKRKVNHGSDYAEPALETSLGNVSTANSSTYTLVERTADAQGPQSYKISETIRKRQYRVGLNLFNKKPEKGVAYLIRRGFLENSPQGVARFLISRKGLSKQMIGEYLGNLQSPFCMAVLECFAAELDLSGMQVDVALRKFQQHFRMPGEAQKIERLMEVYSQRYCQCNVDVVARLRSPDTIFVLAFAIIMLNTDLHTPNIKPERRMKVEDFIKNLRGIDDCGDIDSDILNGIYERVKANEFKPGSDHVTQVMKVQATIVGKKPNMALPHRRLVCYCRLYEIPDVNKKERPGVHQREVFLFNDLLVITKILSKKKSSVTYTFRNSYPLCGMVVTLFEVPHYPFGIKLSQRVDQKVLVTFNARNEHDRCKFAEDLKEAVSEMDEMENLRIEAELERQKSNRGNRSGTENRDSGVADVEVYPCHQCPCSQNPTMGQSEICTEDVTHETQIKRSALSNSLLDIHEQFAGDKAQRRGSVGSLDSGMSVSFQSTSASSCSRAEKLAGKQQKPGVQHHQGFLGGLFNKRHTSGNNLTPKSTEV
- the siz gene encoding IQ motif and SEC7 domain-containing protein 1 isoform X6, giving the protein MFQMTTPSSLSSRDSVYTNNYLQRDVRNRHLSPTKNETTITSLNDVCDRTVVRVRRSGFRHERIRVVCTTRRQHISRLVTVSDVCHTLPPFRKHVTVVSFPPKMERSQVGNSLGSSDHIQEQTYIQAPNFVQNQNYATPAPSPVYCRSSPNNPGYVSVVQPLHKKGSLRNGDVLKRSRVQTTYELSQDILDKQIEVLERKYGGVKARNAALTIQRAFRRYTLLKKFAAITAMAKAEKRISRRLPPSNEENKCHSESSDQQCSEYMRTSYEGHDYNNIRIPPVRSMSLRERRHIDNMPIPRSQSGTPSGCWENYSSSSSLQHYYSPADIKSESIGSHVTGSPSSCSTPTTSSNGYVRTRSSLSSSSSRKVPPEVPKRTSSITSRSIEQGRHKTNGLSKTAENGSLSSVQSSGSDSSISTERMQCEFSGSPIWKRKVNHGSDYAEPALETSLGNVSTANSSTYTLVERTADAQGPQSYKISETIRKRQYRVGLNLFNKKPEKGVAYLIRRGFLENSPQGVARFLISRKGLSKQMIGEYLGNLQSPFCMAVLECFAAELDLSGMQVDVALRKFQQHFRMPGEAQKIERLMEVYSQRYCQCNVDVVARLRSPDTIFVLAFAIIMLNTDLHTPNIKPERRMKVEDFIKNLRGIDDCGDIDSDILNGIYERVKANEFKPGSDHVTQVMKVQATIVGKKPNMALPHRRLVCYCRLYEIPDVNKKERPGVHQREVFLFNDLLVITKILSKKKSSVTYTFRNSYPLCGMVVTLFEVPHYPFGIKLSQRVDQKVLVTFNARNEHDRCKFAEDLKEAVSEMDEMENLRIEAELERQKSNRGNRSGTENRDSGVADVEVYPCHQCPCSQNPTMGQSEICTEDVTHETQIKRSALSNSLLDIHEQFAGDKAQRRGSVGSLDSGMSVSFQSTSASSCSRAEKLAGKQQKPGVQHHQGFLGGLFNKRHTSGNNLTPKSTEV
- the siz gene encoding IQ motif and SEC7 domain-containing protein 1 isoform X11, coding for MIICISGFLVGIPFPPKMERSQVGNSLGSSDHIQEQTYIQAPNFVQNQNYATPAPSPVYCRSSPNNPGYVSVVQPLHKKGSLRNGDVLKRSRVQTTYELSQDILDKQIEVLERKYGGVKARNAALTIQRAFRRYTLLKKFAAITAMAKAEKRISRRLPPSNEENKCHSESSDQQCSEYMRTSYEGHDYNNIRIPPVRSMSLRERRHIDNMPIPRSQSGTPSGCWENYSSSSSLQHYYSPADIKSESIGSHVTGSPSSCSTPTTSSNGYVRTRSSLSSSSSRKVPPEVPKRTSSITSRSIEQGRHKTNGLSKTAENGSLSSVQSSGSDSSISTERMQCEFSGSPIWKRKVNHGSDYAEPALETSLGNVSTANSSTYTLVERTADAQGPQSYKISETIRKRQYRVGLNLFNKKPEKGVAYLIRRGFLENSPQGVARFLISRKGLSKQMIGEYLGNLQSPFCMAVLECFAAELDLSGMQVDVALRKFQQHFRMPGEAQKIERLMEVYSQRYCQCNVDVVARLRSPDTIFVLAFAIIMLNTDLHTPNIKPERRMKVEDFIKNLRGIDDCGDIDSDILNGIYERVKANEFKPGSDHVTQVMKVQATIVGKKPNMALPHRRLVCYCRLYEIPDVNKKERPGVHQREVFLFNDLLVITKILSKKKSSVTYTFRNSYPLCGMVVTLFEVPHYPFGIKLSQRVDQKVLVTFNARNEHDRCKFAEDLKEAVSEMDEMENLRIEAELERQKSNRGNRSGTENRDSGVADVEVYPCHQCPCSQNPTMGQSEICTEDVTHETQIKRSALSNSLLDIHEQFAGDKAQRRGSVGSLDSGMSVSFQSTSASSCSRAEKLAGKQQKPGVQHHQGFLGGLFNKRHTSGNNLTPKSTEV
- the siz gene encoding IQ motif and SEC7 domain-containing protein 1 isoform X2 produces the protein MLRVAPIDLHVVTNCQIFPMYRTYMKLLYSQMTTPSSLSSRDSVYTNNYLQRDVRNRHLSPTKNETTITSLNDVCDRTVVRVRRSGFRHERIRVVCTTRRQHISRLVTVSDVCHTLPPFRKHVTVVSFPPKMERSQVGNSLGSSDHIQEQTYIQAPNFVQNQNYATPAPSPVYCRSSPNNPGYVSVVQPLHKKGSLRNGDVLKRSRVQTTYELSQDILDKQIEVLERKYGGVKARNAALTIQRAFRRYTLLKKFAAITAMAKAEKRISRRLPPSNEENKCHSESSDQQCSEYMRTSYEGHDYNNIRIPPVRSMSLRERRHIDNMPIPRSQSGTPSGCWENYSSSSSLQHYYSPADIKSESIGSHVTGSPSSCSTPTTSSNGYVRTRSSLSSSSSRKVPPEVPKRTSSITSRSIEQGRHKTNGLSKTAENGSLSSVQSSGSDSSISTERMQCEFSGSPIWKRKVNHGSDYAEPALETSLGNVSTANSSTYTLVERTADAQGPQSYKISETIRKRQYRVGLNLFNKKPEKGVAYLIRRGFLENSPQGVARFLISRKGLSKQMIGEYLGNLQSPFCMAVLECFAAELDLSGMQVDVALRKFQQHFRMPGEAQKIERLMEVYSQRYCQCNVDVVARLRSPDTIFVLAFAIIMLNTDLHTPNIKPERRMKVEDFIKNLRGIDDCGDIDSDILNGIYERVKANEFKPGSDHVTQVMKVQATIVGKKPNMALPHRRLVCYCRLYEIPDVNKKERPGVHQREVFLFNDLLVITKILSKKKSSVTYTFRNSYPLCGMVVTLFEVPHYPFGIKLSQRVDQKVLVTFNARNEHDRCKFAEDLKEAVSEMDEMENLRIEAELERQKSNRGNRSDVEVYPCHQCPCSQNPTMGQSEICTEDVTHETQIKRSALSNSLLDIHEQFAGDKAQRRGSVGSLDSGMSVSFQSTSASSCSRAEKLAGKQQKPGVQHHQGFLGGLFNKRHTSGNNLTPKSTEV
- the siz gene encoding IQ motif and SEC7 domain-containing protein 1 isoform X5; the encoded protein is MMRSQMTTPSSLSSRDSVYTNNYLQRDVRNRHLSPTKNETTITSLNDVCDRTVVRVRRSGFRHERIRVVCTTRRQHISRLVTVSDVCHTLPPFRKHVTVVSFPPKMERSQVGNSLGSSDHIQEQTYIQAPNFVQNQNYATPAPSPVYCRSSPNNPGYVSVVQPLHKKGSLRNGDVLKRSRVQTTYELSQDILDKQIEVLERKYGGVKARNAALTIQRAFRRYTLLKKFAAITAMAKAEKRISRRLPPSNEENKCHSESSDQQCSEYMRTSYEGHDYNNIRIPPVRSMSLRERRHIDNMPIPRSQSGTPSGCWENYSSSSSLQHYYSPADIKSESIGSHVTGSPSSCSTPTTSSNGYVRTRSSLSSSSSRKVPPEVPKRTSSITSRSIEQGRHKTNGLSKTAENGSLSSVQSSGSDSSISTERMQCEFSGSPIWKRKVNHGSDYAEPALETSLGNVSTANSSTYTLVERTADAQGPQSYKISETIRKRQYRVGLNLFNKKPEKGVAYLIRRGFLENSPQGVARFLISRKGLSKQMIGEYLGNLQSPFCMAVLECFAAELDLSGMQVDVALRKFQQHFRMPGEAQKIERLMEVYSQRYCQCNVDVVARLRSPDTIFVLAFAIIMLNTDLHTPNIKPERRMKVEDFIKNLRGIDDCGDIDSDILNGIYERVKANEFKPGSDHVTQVMKVQATIVGKKPNMALPHRRLVCYCRLYEIPDVNKKERPGVHQREVFLFNDLLVITKILSKKKSSVTYTFRNSYPLCGMVVTLFEVPHYPFGIKLSQRVDQKVLVTFNARNEHDRCKFAEDLKEAVSEMDEMENLRIEAELERQKSNRGNRSGTENRDSGVADVEVYPCHQCPCSQNPTMGQSEICTEDVTHETQIKRSALSNSLLDIHEQFAGDKAQRRGSVGSLDSGMSVSFQSTSASSCSRAEKLAGKQQKPGVQHHQGFLGGLFNKRHTSGNNLTPKSTEV
- the siz gene encoding IQ motif and SEC7 domain-containing protein 1 isoform X7, with product MTTPSSLSSRDSVYTNNYLQRDVRNRHLSPTKNETTITSLNDVCDRTVVRVRRSGFRHERIRVVCTTRRQHISRLVTVSDVCHTLPPFRKHVTVVSFPPKMERSQVGNSLGSSDHIQEQTYIQAPNFVQNQNYATPAPSPVYCRSSPNNPGYVSVVQPLHKKGSLRNGDVLKRSRVQTTYELSQDILDKQIEVLERKYGGVKARNAALTIQRAFRRYTLLKKFAAITAMAKAEKRISRRLPPSNEENKCHSESSDQQCSEYMRTSYEGHDYNNIRIPPVRSMSLRERRHIDNMPIPRSQSGTPSGCWENYSSSSSLQHYYSPADIKSESIGSHVTGSPSSCSTPTTSSNGYVRTRSSLSSSSSRKVPPEVPKRTSSITSRSIEQGRHKTNGLSKTAENGSLSSVQSSGSDSSISTERMQCEFSGSPIWKRKVNHGSDYAEPALETSLGNVSTANSSTYTLVERTADAQGPQSYKISETIRKRQYRVGLNLFNKKPEKGVAYLIRRGFLENSPQGVARFLISRKGLSKQMIGEYLGNLQSPFCMAVLECFAAELDLSGMQVDVALRKFQQHFRMPGEAQKIERLMEVYSQRYCQCNVDVVARLRSPDTIFVLAFAIIMLNTDLHTPNIKPERRMKVEDFIKNLRGIDDCGDIDSDILNGIYERVKANEFKPGSDHVTQVMKVQATIVGKKPNMALPHRRLVCYCRLYEIPDVNKKERPGVHQREVFLFNDLLVITKILSKKKSSVTYTFRNSYPLCGMVVTLFEVPHYPFGIKLSQRVDQKVLVTFNARNEHDRCKFAEDLKEAVSEMDEMENLRIEAELERQKSNRGNRSGTENRDSGVADVEVYPCHQCPCSQNPTMGQSEICTEDVTHETQIKRSALSNSLLDIHEQFAGDKAQRRGSVGSLDSGMSVSFQSTSASSCSRAEKLAGKQQKPGVQHHQGFLGGLFNKRHTSGNNLTPKSTEV